The window GAACGGCACCGTGGCGCTGCCCGGTTTGATCGCCGTAGCGCCCGGCAGCGGCGTGATGATGATGCCGCCGGTTTCGGTCTGCCAGTAGGTGTCGACAATCGGGCAATTGCCGCCGCCGACGGTGTAGTAGTACCACAACCAGGCTTCGGGGTTGATCGGCTCGCCGACCGTACCCAGCAGGCGCAGGCTCGAAAGGTCGTACTTCTTGACCCACTCGTCGCCTTCTCTGGCGATGGCGCGGATGGCGGTCGGCGCGGTGTAGAAGATGTTGACCTTGTACTTTTCGCACACGGCCCAGAAGCGGCCCGGATCCGGATAGGTCGGAACGCCTTCGAACATCAGCGACTGAGCGCCATTGGCCAACGGGCCGTACACGATGTAGCTGTGGCCGGTGACCCAGCCGATGTCGGCGGTGCACCAGAACACGTCGCCCGGGTGATAATCAAACACGTACTTGAAGCTCGTGGCGGTGTATACCATGTAGCCGCCGACCGTGTGCATCACGCCCTTGGGTTTGCCGGTCGAGCCCGAGGTGTAAAGGATGAACAGGGGATCTTCCGCGTCCATCATTTCCGGTTCGCAGGTCGGTTCGGCGTCAGCCATGGCCTCGTGCCACCAAATGTCGCGGCCTTCGACAATGTTCGTCTCGGCATCGTGACGTTGATGCACCAGGCAGAAGTCGACCGAGTGGCCTTCGTCGGCGCACATTTGCAGAGCGGCGTCGGCCGCCTCTTTCAACGTGATCAGCTTTTTGCCGCGCATGACGTTGTTGGTCGTGATCAGCGCTTTGCAGGTACTGTCGAGGATGCGGTCGCGCAACGCCTCAGCGGAGAAACCACCGAACACGATGCTGTGGATGGCGCCGATGCGGGCGCAAGCCATCATCGCAATGGCCAATTCCGGAACCATGGGCATGTAGATGGCGACGCGGTCGCCCTTGGTGATGCCCTTGCTTTTGAGCACGTTGGCGCACTTGCAGACTTCGGTGTACAGCTCTTGGTAGGTGTAGATCTTGCTCTCACCCGGCTCATTGCCTTCCCAGATAATCGCGGGCTTGTCGCCAATGGTGTCCAGATGGCGATCCAGGCAGTTGACCGTAATGTTGGTCTGAGCGCCGACAAACCATTTAATGTCGACGGTGTTGAAATCGCAGGCATAGACCGTGTCCCATTTCTTGTGCCACCAGAAGCCTTCGGCGATATCGCCCCAGAATCCGCCCGGGTCATCCACGGAGCGCTGCCACATTTTTTTGTACTCTTCCTTCGAACCCACAAACGCCCGCTTCTGGACGCCTTCGGGTACGGGGAATATCTTCCCTTCCAAACTTGATTTCTTCTCTTCAGACATGCGGA of the Candidatus Lernaella stagnicola genome contains:
- the acs gene encoding acetate--CoA ligase, whose protein sequence is MSEEKKSSLEGKIFPVPEGVQKRAFVGSKEEYKKMWQRSVDDPGGFWGDIAEGFWWHKKWDTVYACDFNTVDIKWFVGAQTNITVNCLDRHLDTIGDKPAIIWEGNEPGESKIYTYQELYTEVCKCANVLKSKGITKGDRVAIYMPMVPELAIAMMACARIGAIHSIVFGGFSAEALRDRILDSTCKALITTNNVMRGKKLITLKEAADAALQMCADEGHSVDFCLVHQRHDAETNIVEGRDIWWHEAMADAEPTCEPEMMDAEDPLFILYTSGSTGKPKGVMHTVGGYMVYTATSFKYVFDYHPGDVFWCTADIGWVTGHSYIVYGPLANGAQSLMFEGVPTYPDPGRFWAVCEKYKVNIFYTAPTAIRAIAREGDEWVKKYDLSSLRLLGTVGEPINPEAWLWYYYTVGGGNCPIVDTYWQTETGGIIITPLPGATAIKPGSATVPFLGVKPSIINEEGQPVAQGDKGYLVIEQAWPGLMRTVYGDHQRFKETYFTQFPGRYTTGDGAFQDADGYFWIIGRLDDVINVSGHRMGTAEVESALVSHPQVAEAAVVGFPHDIKGQGIYAYVTLNANAEKSDELKKELVKHVRKEIGPIATPDRIQWADALPKTRSGKIMRRILKKIAANDLDSLGDTSTLADPSVVETLIAGR